Proteins from one Rhizobium sp. BT04 genomic window:
- a CDS encoding antitoxin Xre-like helix-turn-helix domain-containing protein, whose product MMGFAVIADVLGLPAREPASRSAFGLLSSIEEGLPVKALDRMALLLAPSDAQFKYRLVPKATYERRKSKHRLSSDEGIKLARLARVWGLALDVWQSEAEARDFLFRPHAMLEDRRPIDVVIQSEIGGELVLDILGSLKYGSAA is encoded by the coding sequence ATGATGGGATTTGCTGTCATCGCCGATGTTCTCGGGCTGCCCGCCAGGGAGCCGGCGTCACGCTCGGCCTTCGGCCTGCTCTCCAGCATCGAGGAAGGCCTGCCGGTCAAGGCGCTTGACCGCATGGCGCTGCTGCTGGCGCCTAGCGACGCCCAGTTCAAATACCGCCTCGTTCCGAAGGCCACCTATGAGCGGCGTAAGTCCAAGCATCGGCTCTCTTCCGACGAGGGCATAAAGCTCGCCCGTCTTGCACGCGTCTGGGGCTTGGCGCTCGATGTCTGGCAGAGCGAGGCCGAGGCACGCGATTTCCTGTTTCGCCCGCATGCGATGCTGGAGGACCGGCGGCCGATCGATGTGGTCATCCAGAGCGAGATCGGCGGCGAGTTGGTGCTCGATATCCTTGGAAGCCTGAAATACGGCAGCGCTGCGTGA
- a CDS encoding acyltransferase, which produces MTSLDRGYSPSTIDDAGVSIPDRSRYYSLDAMRGFAAICVVATHFQERYAPSAYLAVDFFFVLSGFIIAEIYGKRLSRGLPFQGFMTARIKRLYPLYLIGILVGLVQIILLTGWGLRDQSAIDLLVSTVVNGVFLPSPMYFLQTKPMQGMFPINGPAWSMFWELLVNIVFALWLFRLSIRALCGVALVSAALLVFVGLHYGMLNIGWEWPSAVGGLPRVMFSFTAGVVISRLFGGMPAWRKGWAAIVPCLLLMICIAAPVPLLLRPYYDLMFATALAPLIVMLGLFLEMPAKAEAWATWVGYISYPVYILHRGVIGVFKPVAGWIGLNGPLAFFVLLSAVVCFAYVTARLLDRTMAMQTRPAR; this is translated from the coding sequence ATGACCAGTCTCGACCGCGGTTATTCGCCATCGACGATTGACGACGCTGGCGTCTCGATTCCCGACCGCAGCCGTTACTATTCTCTGGATGCAATGCGTGGGTTTGCCGCTATCTGTGTCGTCGCTACCCATTTCCAGGAACGATATGCTCCATCGGCCTATCTGGCAGTCGATTTTTTCTTCGTTCTCAGCGGGTTCATTATCGCGGAGATTTATGGAAAACGGCTTTCGCGTGGTCTGCCATTCCAGGGGTTTATGACGGCTCGAATCAAGCGTCTCTATCCGCTCTATTTGATCGGAATTTTGGTCGGCCTCGTTCAGATCATATTGTTAACAGGCTGGGGTCTGAGAGATCAAAGTGCCATCGACTTGCTGGTGTCGACCGTGGTCAACGGGGTTTTTCTGCCCAGCCCGATGTATTTCCTGCAGACGAAGCCGATGCAGGGGATGTTTCCAATCAATGGCCCGGCATGGTCGATGTTCTGGGAATTGTTGGTGAATATTGTCTTCGCGCTATGGCTTTTCCGGCTCTCCATCCGCGCCCTTTGCGGAGTTGCGTTGGTTTCGGCTGCGCTTTTGGTTTTTGTGGGTCTTCACTACGGTATGTTGAATATCGGCTGGGAGTGGCCTTCAGCGGTGGGTGGTCTCCCAAGGGTGATGTTTTCATTCACTGCAGGGGTCGTGATCAGCCGTCTATTCGGTGGCATGCCCGCCTGGAGGAAGGGTTGGGCGGCCATCGTGCCGTGCCTTCTTCTGATGATTTGTATTGCCGCGCCGGTTCCTCTCCTGCTGCGGCCTTACTATGATTTGATGTTCGCGACGGCCCTGGCGCCGCTCATCGTGATGCTTGGCCTCTTTCTGGAGATGCCGGCAAAGGCAGAGGCGTGGGCAACGTGGGTCGGGTATATCTCCTACCCCGTCTACATCCTGCACCGAGGTGTGATCGGTGTTTTCAAGCCAGTCGCGGGGTGGATTGGATTGAATGGCCCTCTCGCCTTCTTCGTGCTTCTGAGTGCCGTCGTATGTTTCGCTTATGTAACGGCTCGTCTCCTCGACAGAACCATGGCCATGCAGACTCGGCCAGCTCGATAA
- a CDS encoding polysaccharide pyruvyl transferase family protein: MYHLGEVVIRRQQEKLIRSVRKFVSRGQPYIIMDFPSTKDPGHHASWLGLVNVLYGITGRLPVLAGSSPESIDEVKSTPGDAPIFICGWSTFGDGRTGRDDIRYRLACRYPDRTIIQMPQTIDFANESLKEYAKRTIGRHRKYFLMTRDEQSYELAKANFDCDIEGGPDTAFGIELPKPFEADPLRVLYVMQPSGEDDVDIAEARAIVDGPLTNWTNGPDGLSRMRKSSVVKAAMRRGFSRAEMVAQHREDVAARYVDYGVKMLSGAQRIITNRLHGHILCLLLNKPHVAVARNGSKLHDIVSSWAGDTPLVEKATNASELLAAMSRLPYEMNGTWYRSSIPMDLSHSLPARDLVPHPSIV; this comes from the coding sequence ATGTATCATCTGGGCGAAGTTGTAATACGGCGACAGCAAGAAAAGTTGATTAGATCGGTAAGGAAATTTGTTAGTAGAGGGCAGCCATACATTATAATGGATTTTCCATCCACTAAAGATCCCGGTCACCACGCAAGTTGGTTGGGGTTGGTTAATGTATTGTACGGTATAACAGGGCGCCTGCCCGTGCTTGCCGGCAGCTCTCCCGAAAGTATTGACGAAGTAAAATCCACTCCGGGCGACGCTCCAATATTCATTTGCGGGTGGTCAACCTTCGGAGACGGCCGGACCGGCAGAGATGATATTCGCTATCGTCTGGCCTGCAGATATCCGGATCGAACTATAATTCAGATGCCTCAAACCATCGATTTCGCCAATGAGTCACTTAAGGAGTACGCGAAGCGCACGATTGGAAGGCATCGCAAATATTTCTTGATGACGCGCGACGAGCAGAGTTACGAGCTGGCAAAAGCCAACTTCGATTGCGATATCGAGGGTGGCCCGGACACGGCATTCGGCATTGAGCTGCCTAAACCATTCGAAGCCGATCCTCTCAGGGTACTATACGTCATGCAGCCTTCTGGAGAGGACGACGTTGATATCGCCGAAGCGCGAGCGATCGTTGACGGCCCCCTCACCAATTGGACTAACGGTCCGGATGGCTTGTCGCGCATGCGCAAGTCGAGTGTTGTCAAGGCCGCAATGCGGCGTGGCTTCAGCCGCGCCGAAATGGTGGCCCAACATCGCGAGGATGTCGCCGCCCGATATGTCGACTATGGCGTGAAGATGCTGTCCGGCGCGCAGCGGATCATCACCAACCGTCTGCATGGTCATATCCTCTGTCTTTTGCTCAACAAGCCACATGTCGCGGTTGCGAGAAACGGAAGTAAGCTGCACGACATCGTCAGCAGCTGGGCTGGCGACACCCCTCTGGTGGAGAAAGCAACGAATGCCAGTGAGCTTTTAGCGGCAATGTCCCGCCTTCCGTATGAGATGAACGGAACTTGGTACAGGTCAAGTATACCCATGGATCTAAGCCACAGCCTACCTGCTAGAGATCTCGTACCTCATCCCTCGATAGTTTGA
- the pdxA gene encoding 4-hydroxythreonine-4-phosphate dehydrogenase PdxA, which translates to MDRNAIVAVTLGDPSGVGPEVIVKALAALPREERRDFVIVGNVEALERANRVTGAGLRFGPADAPSDDRIAVDEVALGAALPEIGKVSPVAGDASVRYITRAVDLAMSHEADVIVTAPINKEAMNLAGHHHDGHTGLLAHLTGSKSSFMLLASERLNTIHVSTHISLKGAIERAKTERVLATIEAGHGHFLRLGRKARIAVAGLNPHCGENGLFGTEDMEFLAPAVEQAQAKGIDVVGPISADTVFARAYNGSFDLVIAQYHDQGHIPIKLVAFETAVNVSLGLPIDRVSVDHGTAFDIAGTGKANHVNMLSAIAYARLMARSPRQRV; encoded by the coding sequence ATGGACAGGAATGCGATAGTCGCCGTGACGCTCGGTGATCCCTCTGGCGTCGGCCCCGAAGTGATCGTCAAGGCCTTGGCAGCCCTTCCAAGGGAAGAGCGCCGCGATTTCGTCATCGTCGGCAATGTCGAAGCGCTGGAGCGCGCCAACCGCGTCACCGGCGCCGGGCTGCGGTTCGGCCCTGCCGATGCACCCAGTGACGACAGGATCGCCGTCGACGAAGTCGCGCTCGGCGCGGCGCTGCCGGAAATCGGCAAGGTCAGCCCCGTCGCCGGCGATGCCTCGGTGCGCTATATCACCCGCGCCGTCGATCTCGCCATGTCTCATGAAGCCGATGTCATCGTCACCGCGCCGATCAACAAGGAAGCGATGAACCTCGCCGGCCATCACCATGACGGCCACACCGGGCTGCTCGCCCATCTCACCGGCTCGAAGAGCTCCTTCATGCTGCTCGCCTCCGAGCGGCTGAACACCATCCACGTCTCCACCCATATTTCGCTGAAGGGCGCGATCGAGCGCGCCAAGACCGAGCGGGTGCTTGCCACCATCGAAGCCGGCCACGGGCACTTCCTGCGGCTCGGCCGCAAGGCGCGCATCGCCGTCGCCGGCCTCAATCCGCATTGCGGCGAAAACGGCCTGTTCGGCACCGAGGACATGGAATTCCTGGCGCCCGCCGTCGAGCAAGCGCAGGCAAAAGGCATCGACGTTGTCGGACCGATCTCGGCCGATACGGTGTTTGCCCGCGCCTATAACGGCTCCTTCGATCTCGTCATCGCCCAATATCACGACCAGGGCCATATCCCGATCAAGCTCGTCGCCTTCGAGACCGCGGTCAACGTCTCGCTCGGCCTGCCGATCGACCGTGTCTCGGTCGATCACGGCACCGCCTTCGACATCGCCGGCACCGGCAAGGCCAACCACGTCAACATGCTGTCGGCCATCGCCTATGCCCGGCTGATGGCCCGCTCGCCGCGGCAGAGGGTGTGA
- a CDS encoding lipopolysaccharide biosynthesis protein, translating to MSVARDDDILFSHVNKNRSAAAVTGAFWSAMSTLIPTVLTFAVFVVTSRVLQPQDFGLVALSFSIVSFAGSFGPTAFGEAIIQRSEIRRSHLDTIFLLSLAFSFLVYGVLCIAASPIAAYVGHKEVTSLIYIMGLKVFFDFTAIVPNAIVNRKMSFHLVAVRTVIATITSGCICLVLVLAGFGLWALAIAQIAATAASCGAAFWGAGWSPGLHVKRESLKDLLHYGFFASGTRFLQTMSLDNLIIGVLLSPSALGIYNFSKRLFDMINNVIAGGLTSVTHVLLSSLRSDPKKVREAFLMATFGCALVSYPVFIGLAAVADDAITTIFGAHWIEAVWPVRFYCVIGLMAGIGYVQASLIKSQGEMDWWFYYQLARNLLTLVTIAVLYPYGVTTVVFAIMIEVLLFWPITSWKVSRHIELSVGAYLRQFLRPSLACAGMVAVVLLLHETLIHWSPYPRLAVEIVAGGIAYCCLIFVLCRSRLNVLIGSIKQVRQRKTNRDAPVEPVTQQS from the coding sequence TTGTCGGTTGCACGAGACGATGATATTCTATTCAGCCATGTCAACAAGAACCGATCCGCGGCAGCTGTAACCGGTGCCTTCTGGTCGGCGATGAGTACGCTTATTCCGACGGTCCTCACCTTCGCAGTTTTCGTGGTGACGTCTCGAGTCCTCCAGCCTCAGGATTTCGGTCTCGTCGCGCTGTCATTCAGCATCGTGTCGTTTGCCGGCAGTTTTGGACCGACTGCATTTGGCGAAGCAATCATACAACGATCCGAAATAAGGCGAAGCCATCTGGATACGATATTCCTGTTGTCGCTTGCTTTCTCATTTTTGGTCTACGGAGTCTTGTGTATCGCCGCCTCGCCAATCGCCGCATATGTGGGGCACAAGGAAGTCACGTCCCTTATCTACATCATGGGACTGAAGGTGTTCTTCGACTTCACCGCTATCGTTCCGAACGCGATCGTTAACAGGAAGATGTCATTCCATCTGGTCGCTGTCCGGACTGTTATCGCCACGATCACATCGGGTTGCATTTGCCTTGTTTTGGTTCTCGCAGGCTTCGGCCTGTGGGCGCTTGCGATTGCACAGATCGCGGCCACGGCGGCATCATGCGGCGCTGCTTTCTGGGGTGCAGGGTGGTCGCCCGGACTTCACGTGAAGAGAGAAAGCCTGAAGGACCTCCTGCACTACGGCTTTTTTGCATCCGGCACTCGGTTTTTGCAGACGATGAGCTTGGACAACTTGATCATCGGTGTGCTCCTAAGCCCGTCGGCACTCGGTATTTATAATTTCTCGAAGCGTTTGTTTGATATGATCAACAACGTCATCGCCGGGGGCTTAACATCTGTCACCCACGTCTTGCTGTCCTCATTGCGGTCCGATCCGAAGAAAGTTCGAGAAGCCTTTCTGATGGCAACGTTTGGTTGCGCTCTGGTTTCCTACCCCGTATTCATTGGCCTTGCCGCAGTTGCCGATGATGCGATCACGACCATTTTCGGTGCGCACTGGATCGAGGCCGTCTGGCCGGTCCGGTTCTACTGCGTTATCGGGTTGATGGCTGGGATCGGCTACGTGCAGGCATCCTTGATCAAGAGCCAGGGGGAGATGGATTGGTGGTTTTACTACCAGCTGGCCCGAAATCTCCTGACGCTGGTGACGATCGCAGTGCTTTATCCCTATGGCGTCACAACAGTTGTTTTCGCAATTATGATCGAAGTTCTGCTGTTTTGGCCGATCACCAGCTGGAAGGTGTCGCGACATATAGAGCTGAGTGTCGGAGCCTATCTCAGGCAGTTTCTTCGGCCCAGCCTGGCTTGTGCAGGAATGGTCGCTGTGGTTTTGCTCCTGCATGAAACGCTCATTCATTGGTCGCCTTATCCACGTTTGGCTGTGGAAATCGTTGCAGGCGGAATTGCATATTGCTGCCTGATCTTTGTTCTGTGCAGGTCGCGTCTCAATGTCTTGATCGGCAGCATAAAGCAGGTGCGGCAGCGCAAAACCAATAGGGACGCGCCTGTCGAACCTGTGACACAACAATCGTGA
- a CDS encoding RES family NAD+ phosphorylase, with protein sequence MSAQHLDRTLTSVRIGDPQGNYPIFDATGSTIAPGRWNTSGSPMIYTSEHYSTALLEKLVHGSGRLPPNQHYVTITIPHGLSYEVFSEPALPGWDSMPAVVSKAFGERWCQEKRSAILLVPSVVARVDNNILINPAHPEFPSIAVSLHQPVFWDRRLFGV encoded by the coding sequence GTGAGCGCACAGCATCTCGACCGTACGCTGACATCCGTCCGCATCGGCGATCCCCAGGGAAACTATCCGATCTTCGACGCCACCGGCTCGACCATCGCGCCGGGACGGTGGAACACATCGGGCAGCCCGATGATCTATACGAGCGAGCACTATTCGACGGCGCTGCTGGAAAAGCTCGTCCATGGCAGCGGGCGGCTGCCGCCCAACCAGCACTATGTCACGATCACCATACCGCATGGGCTAAGTTACGAGGTGTTCTCCGAGCCCGCGCTGCCCGGCTGGGACAGCATGCCGGCTGTTGTCAGCAAGGCCTTCGGCGAACGCTGGTGCCAGGAGAAGCGCAGCGCCATCCTGCTGGTGCCAAGCGTCGTCGCCCGCGTCGACAACAACATATTGATCAACCCGGCCCACCCGGAATTCCCCTCGATCGCGGTCAGCCTTCACCAACCCGTCTTCTGGGATCGCCGTCTGTTCGGCGTCTGA